The region TGTTTTTATGTACTTCGTGTATTTTTGATCACATGGCTGTATGAGTCTTTTCAGTCATTCTACTTCAAGCAATGCGTCTATGCAAACGCAGTACATCAGGGAATCAAAGATTCAGTCAAAGCATAGAATCAAATTGCTTTCATTCTGTTCTACTCCTACTCGGCCTTTTTGCATGTCATTTACCTTTCACGAGCTTCCCTTCGCTAGGATACAGTTAGAAATGGGCTGATGTCATTTACAcctcccatttctctctctctctctctctctctctctctctctctctctctctctctctctctctctctctctctctctctctctctctctctctctctctctctctctctctctctctctctctctctctctcgctctccttcgtAAGCTCTGTCTGACCGTATCTAGTGTTCCTTTTTCTATTATCACTCGCTATtcactccctctgcctctctccactCTTTTCCACTTCAGAATAATCTGATTGCCTGCCCCTCAATGTCACCATGGCAACCACAGCTCAgacttcatctatctatctatctatctatctatctatctatctatctatctatctatctatctatctatctatctatctatctatctatctatctatctatctatctatctatctatctatctatctatctatctatctatctatctatctatctatctatctatctatctatctatctatctatctatctatctatctatctatctatctatctatctatcatatcaTTTTAATAACTGTTATCTGCTGTCTTTATATCCTTATGTTCATCTTCTTTTTTGTCCCTTTCagactgtctgtccttctgtctcttttATTATGTCTCTTTTTTCTGTCCATTATTCCATTACGTGTGATTAAAAGGCTCTCATTGATGCTCTGCATCTTCACAAAGCTGTTGTTTAGCACACAGGTAACAGCTCTGGCAGAATCATTACTGACTGACGCCTCATACGTGAGCTCTTCTCTAATGCAAACACAgggttagacacacacacacacacacacacacacacacacacacacacacacacacacacacgcatacacacacacacaaacacacacacacacacacacagaccattgAGCACAGAGCTGTGATGGATTTTCCTTTAAATAAATGGACACCATCCACACTCATAGCTTCACACCAAACACAATTGCCttgtgcgcacgcacacgcacacacacacacacacacacacacacacacacacacacacacacacacacacacacacacacacacacacacacacacacacacacacgtacactgaTTAAGTTGGAGTAAGCCTGACAGTTTTGCCCTCCAATCACCCCTGTGCCTGCAGATTCATCAGTCAGAAATTAATTATCTGATATCTAATGATGTCTGTTCATCCAGGAGGGAGAAAGTCACTCTCTCCTCTTCACCAAGGTCTTTCAAACAGAGGCAGTTTAATGAGTCCTTATACAGCTGCAACCATTGTTGACTACTGCTGTATTTTTCTCACACTTGCTGcactgctgctgtgctgctgctacCTCAGGAAGAACTGAGAAACAGTAGACCCATAACATTGTGAGCAATGTAGCCATTGGTTGCAAAgacttaaagctacaatcctgaagtctTCATTTTATTTAACTTACACCTACGGTTATACTGGGAATTGCATTTGTGTCTGACCGCTCTGAATCCCTGTGGCACATTGAGAATGATGCAGAGTCTTCAATGTTGTTTTTTGTCAGCGCCTTCACCAGCACCATACAAGAAAACAGCACATAATTGGGCCTGGGTTAAAGCTATTAAAAGCTTAGTATCTGATGGTAAAGTCCTCTACGAGCTTGGTCTGCCAAgtctgcttgttagccacaacagTTTTTTTCCCTTCTTAAATTTGCTGGTACCTGCCATCTTCTTaaacatttggctgctatgatgaagatgtaaAACACTATGCACATATCATAACGTGTTACTCCACCTGACCGTAACCAGTACAAGCAAAAACCATTAAACTGAGAACATGATTTGGTTATTCACTGATTAGCTCGTCTTAAATATGCTTGTACCACAGACACATGTAAATCGTCAGGACAGTGGGGTCCCCCccacttttcttttctcttcccagttgtatccggccaattaccccactcttccgagcagtcccggtcgctgccccccccccctctgctgatccggggagggctgcagactatcacatgtctcctccaatacatgtggggtcaccagtcatttcttttcacctgacaatgatgAGTTTCGCtagagggatgtagcacgtgggaggatcacgttattccccccagttctccctcccccctgaacaggcgctccgactgaccagaggaggcgctagtgcagagaccaggacacatacccacatcctgcttcccacccacagacacattacatttacattacagtcatttagctgacacttttatccaaagcgacttacagtaagtgtaTTTAACGTAGAAAATCAGGAGAACACTAgtaatcagaggtcataagtgcatcttctctccaaacaagcatctaagagcaaaaccagtgctaaagtaaaagtgaaagaaagagtttttttttaaatgagtgaatacaataagtgctaagaacaagtaacagggtagtagttcttgaagaggtgagttttcaacctgcgccgaaagatgggcagcgacgccgctgtcctgacatcagtggggagttcattccaccactgtggggccaggacagaaaagagccgtgaccgggtcgatctgcagcaggggcctctgagcgacggggcaaacaggcgtcccgaggcagcagagagaagtggtggggtggggggtgtagggcttgaccacgacctggagataggaaggagctgttcctttcactaccctgtaggctagcaccagaggcttaaactggatgcgagcagctactgggagcacgtgtagggacatgacaaggggagTTGTGGGTGAGAACTTagagtggttgaacaccagacgatctgcagctttctgaacaaactGCAGAGGTCTAATGGCTGACACTGGGGCACCagtaaggagggagttgccatggtccagccgggagatgaccagagcctggatgagcacctgtgccatctcatcggtgaggaatgagcgaatcctcctgatgttatagaggagaaatctgcaggagcaagcaaccgatgcaacgtttgcagcaaatgacagttggtcgtccaggatcacacccagattcctcgccgtctgagttggcatcaccacggtgttgtcaatggtgatggccaggtctcggtgtgggcaaccttacCCCGAGAGGAACATCAGTTCTGTCTTGTCCAgtttgagcttcaggtggtgtgtcaccatccactccgagatgccagtcaagcacgcagcaatgcgtgtctctacttgtgtgtcagagggagggaaggacaagatcagctgggtgtcatcggcataagcaatggtaagagaagtcatgcgagtgaatgaCAGAACCCATGGATGTCGTGTAAAGTGAGAAAAGGAggggacccagaaccaaaccctgtggaacacctgtagtcagtctgcgatgctcagacacagatcccctccatgtcaccttgtAGGAGCGACCCTTCAGGTAGGATGCacacattgagagtgcagagcctgtgacacccagccctcGAGggtagacaaggccaattgtgtctgtagggatgcctgtccaagccagaggtaacacggggggattcaaaccagtgatccccatgttgataggcaatggaaaggCCAGTAGGTTTAAGCAGAAGACTCAGAGCAACTTTACAGGTCTAGTTTTGAATGTTTGCTGACCTCCAGGCTGGCTGCTTCATCCTCCAGTATTGAGGGTGCATAGCGTGGGAGGACGGCTATAGTGGCTATAGTACTATAGTGTGCAGGTGATGTGCAGTCTTGTTGTTCAGATTAGATCAAGAATAggcttgctgttccagcatgctGTTAGAGGGATTATATATTCAGTAAATCTTTGACATGAATCCACAACTTCATGGCTTTTCTTCcaaattttgtgtgtgtttgtgggttggtgtgtgtgggtgcatgtacaTGTTTATGTGAGCATATGTGCATGCACGTGCAAACATATGTATGaattatgcatgcatgtgtttgtgtgtgtttgggtctctgtgtgtgtgtttgcgtaacCTGATGAGTGACTAATTTTCTCCACATTACCATGAGTCATTTTCATTCATTCCATCTGTCTTCTCTTTCCTTCCTTCTGAGCAAATCAAAGGACAGGTTAATACCCTGCATACTAGTGGATTTACATCCTGGTAGATAGTAGGTTCAAACCCTGTGTAAACAGGGTGCCTTCATGGCTAAGGTAAGGTTAACATCAGAATCCCGTCAATGTATGAAATAAAGCAAAAATAGTGCTCCAGAAAAGCTTGCAGAGATTACGGTAAACGAAGATGGAATCAGAAAACAGATTAGGGACTGTGTTAGCTGCAGCTACTTGTTTTGGGGCTCAGGTGtagtctccgtctctgtctgtctgtctctctctctgtatttctctgtctctctctctctagctttaATTTTTAATGTGCTGTTACCACCGTGCACACAGCATGCAGTCATTGCAATTCCCCATCTCACAGTGAAGCAACACTCCTGCTCTGATCCTTAATGGAACATGTGGAAAGTAATGCCTTACTAATGCTGGACAGATGCAAGGTGGAAGATTTCTCCAACGGAAACTGTCTGTATGCATAATTCTGTAAATTTGAAACAGTCCAACTCCTCACACAGCAAAGCCTTTCATGTAGGAGTCTCGCTAAAGATTTTCCCTAAAATTCACCCTGTCTGTCCCAAGTTGCCCCACCCTTCCCAAGAGGGAAAACACTTATTTCAGGCTCTATCAGCTGTAATTAGAAGATCATTCATGTCCTGAGAACTCTTACATAGCCTGCAGTAAGAAATTAAGGAGAGGACGAAGAAAACACTCTTTTCATATGTCCTTATtcagattttcttttttaaaatctcTTACCTGTAGTAGGAAGTCAAAGAGAGCCAGTCTCCCCCACTCTGAGTGGTGGACCCCCACACAAGGGACTGAGTTTAGGTCGGCTTCTTTCCCACAATGGACCTTAAGCAACTCCTGGTACAAAACCCAGCTGAGTGGTACTGAGTTCTGGTCGTTGTCGCTGTCATCCAGGTGCTGGATATCCGGGTCCCACCACACAACAGGTCTGGGAACACCGCTAATGTATTTGTAGGGTAATATGTCACTGTTAAAATTCCTTAGGACTGCAGGAAGGCTCCTGTTGAGTCCCAGTACCCTGTCCAGGTGAAAGGCAAACACTTCATACCAGTCATCAGGGCGTTTGATGAGGGAGCAGCTGCCCTGCTGGCAGTGCTCGCTGTGGCTCCCTGGATCTCTGTGTCCAAGTCCATGCTGGGTAGTGTGATTCTTCGATGCAATGGATTTCTGATATGACAGACAAATTAATTTAGCtactttttatttatcttttgtgGAAATCTGAGCTTTTTCAGGGGTTCACCATCACTCAGAGACAAGGTAATATCAGCAATTAAAGCAGTAGGTCATTGATGAGAAGACAACCAGTAAACAATGGTTTGTTGgttcatttcttaacagacaaaaGGTTGTACTCCAAGTATGAATAACAATGGTAATAGTGGTTATTAATTACTACATGAATACTTTCGCACCATTACATTGAGCAGGGGCAAGCACTTTAGGCAAATCATTTAACCCAAATAGGCATAGTCCAGATGTGCTGTATTTGTAAAGAGCTGGTTTATTAAATTAGGaaagaaataataaaaataatccgTATTGAGCATTAAACAGCAGATGTATACATGTTCTATTTTAAATTCTACTCTACTAATAAAACCTGTAaaagaaaatttttttttacctacCTTGAGGGTTTGCTGGGTAAGAGGATCATCCAAGGCTACTTGGAGCACCTGTCCATGGGCAGGCACCCTAGCCTTGCTAACCACCTGGCCTCCAGCAAGGAGCTCCATCTTCTGGATGTCATCAACACTAAACCAGGGAGGAGGTGAATCCAGACTCATCCTGATTCTCCTCTGGTCACTGTTTGAGAAGTCCTGCTCTCTCAAACTCTGACTCTGACAGTTGGCTTCGTCTTTATTTACTGCTTCCTTAGGACTGGACAAACTCTTGCTATAGTCCAATGTACCAGTATTCTTTCGTTTCTTTTCAGAGGGCTCCTCTGAGAAGAAAAAGTGTTTTTTGAGAGCCCTAGAGGGCTTTTCCACAGCCTGCTGCTCCTTAGTGACTTGGTCAGACTTCCAGGAGTGTTTTATTGCCTGTCTCTGTTTTCTAAAGCACGTTTTTGTTCAGCTAGTTTTGAGCTCATATGCTTGCTGTCTACTTGTGTATTTGCCTGACTATCTTCCCAGCTGTCTGCATGTTGGCTGTCTTTTTGTTGGatgtttctctgtctttctgtccatctctctgccaGTTGTCCTTGATGTCTTCTGTCTCTTAACTGGGTATCTGCCAGAGAAGGGATATGGGGTGGGGGCTGACTCTTTGTGAGATGACTGTTTGTCACTGCAGCAGCCACAGCACTGTGGTTGCTTTGTCTGATTCTATGCCGTGGTCCTATGCTTTTGGCTGCAGGCTGGGAGGGATGGGAATGATGATTGGTTGGCTGCTGGCGGGCAGCTGTTTTCCCTTTCTTTTGAAGGTGGTCCCTTTGGCTCTGTATTTAttcttgtgtgagtgtgtgtgacttCCTTCTTTGAAATTGTTTATGTCTTTGCTGCCGGCATTTCTACCAGGTTTAGGCTGCTCAGCCACCATCATTAAATGTTTGGATGGCTCTTTGCCGTAGCGGCTATTCCAGGCCCCACTGTGGATGTTAGGGAGGAGCAGAGAGCTGGGTGGCTGCTGGAGGGTAGCGGATGGAGGGGGCTCCCTGACCCTGCCCTCATTGGTAGAGCTCAGGACTCTGGATGGCAGCCAGTCAATGTCCGATGGTGGAAGGGGATGGGGAGGGTGGCGATCATCACAGAAATTGTGAGAAAGAGGAGAAGGATGGGGGAGAGGAGGAGCAGCCACCTATGACCACAGCAGAGCTTTGACCACACTCTCCAGGCCTAGGGAAGAAAAGggagtgaaagaaagagagagattgtcaagaaagagagtgagggaaagagagatgaagagaaaaaaaacattcagTTAAAGACAGACCAACAAAGCCATGATTATAATGGAGAAGTGCCATAAATGGCAAAGATAGCATTTGCTCTGCAAACTAATGGAGCACTGAAATTCCTCTGGGTGTTCACCAAGGAGTGCACTGAAGTCTCGGAGCTCCAGGCATGTGGAAAAAAAATATACATGATTCACACTCACAGagacaagggaaaaaaaagaaagacggtGGGAAATGCAAAGTGTGTTTTGCTAAGTTATTCTCTCATGTGATTTCACAATCACAATGTGTGATCTTTAAAAACATTGGGACTATATCGCCTAAAATGGAAATGAGTGagatggaattaaaaaaaaaaagagagagaaaaacagaaagaggAAATGTGGTGAGAATGAGAGAAGGCAGCTAATCCACACAGTATCCTGTTTATTCTGCACATAAGTGAATATGCATGCTGGAGTATAATGCTTGTGTCAGCCAAGTCTTTGCTTTCAGTAGCTTACAGCAGCACCGAATTCGCCCAGCTGAGGCCAGTGTGATTGTGGCACACTCATATTTCAATGCTACCTCTTGCACTCCATGCGAGGCAATGGAAAGTCATACTTCACACAATATGCTGTCACTTTCTGCACTGGCCCACAGTATTCACACAGAAAGCTTGCATAATGCATGCCGCCATTCTGTCTACTTACTGTGAGACATGCACTAACT is a window of Lampris incognitus isolate fLamInc1 chromosome 9, fLamInc1.hap2, whole genome shotgun sequence DNA encoding:
- the gask1a gene encoding Golgi-associated kinase 1A; protein product: MALLAWRVWSKLCCGHRWLLLLSPILLLFLTISVMIATLPIPFHHRTLTGCHPDGAWNSRYGKEPSKHLMMVAEQPKPEEPSEKKRKNTGTLDYSKSLSSPKEAVNKDEANCQSQSLREQDFSNSDQRRIRMSLDSPPPWFSVDDIQKMELLAGGQVVSKARVPAHGQVLQHGLGHRDPGSHSEHCQQGSCSLIKRPDDWYEVFAFHLDRVLGLNRSLPAVLRNFNSDILPYKYISGVPRPVVWWDPDIQHLDDSDNDQNSVPLSWVLYQELLKVHCGKEADLNSVPCVGVHHSEWGRLALFDFLLQVNDRLDRYCCGFRPDSSDTCVENLLNIKCQNTKELVLVHILVRKADPSRLVFIDNAGRPNQPADNLNFKLVMGIDEFPEKAVSVLQSGCLESRLLDSLYTDREFWDSRGGADGLRPLIHAVEQRAKNLLQHMRDKKLQLNRDL